ATTTGGTATCTGAAATTATTTTGAAAAAATTGATATTTGGTAGTTTCTCATAGTTACTGTAGTTTTGTTTTAGGCCTTCCTAATCTACAATTCAGAGACGATAGTACGTATAACGTAACAAATCGAAAAGGTAAAAATTCCTATCTCGATTAAATTTATTTGTAATTTGGTTTAGGTTTATTTATAGAAAGAAATACATCTGTAAATCTTTATAACTATTCATTATTATTTATAATAATTGCTATTTTTGTTGACATGATACAAGGTGGCATGCTATCAGATAAACAATTCAGGTGATTCATCTGCAGCCAACAGTCAGTCACCTGGTTTCTTCTTTGTTCTCCTCTTTAACAGGCGATCCATACATACGGCGTGGGTCGCCTTTTCCTCATTTTTCGTGCCCACTGTTTGACACCAGGTTTTCTATTAAGATAAGCTGCATTTATCAAAATAAAAAATTTATGGAGGCAGAGATGCCTGAAATTCTACTTGGTGTCATAATTGGTGGATTAATTGCAAGCTTATCTCCAATAGCCTTGATAATTTTAAATCACAAAAGATGGCAGAGACAAGCATCCCTTGATCAGCTGAACCCACACACGCTTTAACAGCCCCTTAGCTAACAGCTGGGCCAGTTTGCGGCTATCAAGACGATCGGTTTTTACCCGATTGCCATACTGTTGAGGAATCAGGCTCGGCGGGGTTACGATACAGTCAACACCATAATGGATTAAAAGATCAAACAACCAAAATCCAAGATAACCCGCTTCATATACGGCATTTATCCGACAACCCTTATACCGACTCAATATCCTGCGCAGGTCCTCCCATCTTCCGGCAATACTGCTGCTGAAGATTTCAACATCAAAGGTTCTAACGGTGACATGCCATCTGCGTTTATGCAGATCGATGCCGACAAATAATTTTTCGCCCTGAATCTGCTTATTGATACTTTTCATAAATGCCTCCTGTAGGTTGTGGTTGACAAATTGTTAAATATTCCAATACCCTACAAAAGACAGTCTACTTTGCATCATAGTTACTGCACCTAAAAGATATTTAAATCCAGAAAAAATATTGATTTTTGGTCTGTTCCAGGCTCCCCAATTCGAATCCCTTACCCCGTCAATTCTTTTCTACCTCTGTTTCATCATATTACATTGATCAAGAAATCAAGTGCATTTCAGAATTTTCAACTGGTTAATAGAATCTGATCCTTCGCTGTTAGTCTTTAGGAGGATCTTCCGATCTTACTAAAGTTTAAAGTTCAGTTTCATTATTGCCGATAAGATTAAGTGTAAAATCAAGATATTTTATAATTAAAGGGGGGTAATCAATGATAAATTTTTCTATAGATAAAAATACAGTTAAAGAGGCAAAGCGTGAATTGATTAATCAGTTAAAATCGAAAATTAATCAATCTGACATAGAGATGATTTGCCGCGAACAATATGGCATCGAATCAATCGAGTCCTGTGAATGTATTAATGGCGATATCATCATCGATAATAATCAGGTCGCTTATAAGCTTGATTTTGAAGTGCGTATTCCCCTGTCAATTTTAATCAATAATGGCGAGAATAACGCTATCGCATTGTCTGATAAGGACGTTCGCATTTTATCAGAATTTGATAACAGTCTTGAAAAAATAGAACCTCAAGAAATTGATGATGCATTGGATAACGAACTTCCTGATATCGAGTTTGAATACTAAGCATATATTATATAACAATTAAATCTGCTTGAAAGGCAAATGGTGTACGCTGATTTTCACAAAAAAGGTTCGGACAAATTATGAAACGAAAAGCTGAACAAAATTTTGAAAATATTGAAAATAGGGATAGTGCTCGATTGCATCACAGGTCATCTATTCAGGTTCAAGATATAGAGTCGGGAAAAATTCACAAAGCCAAGATGTTCAATTATAGCAAAGAGGGGTTCTATTTTGAGTCTGACAGTGTCTTGAATCCGGGCATGCAAATCTATATTGGTATTCAAAATTCACCCTACGCCTCAATTCCTGATGTTTTGGAATATCACCGAGGAGAACTAATGTGGCGAAAGAAATTGAAAAAATCATTTTTTCGATTTGGTTATGGCGTTAAATTGGAATCTGTTGCCAATCAACAAGATTTGAAATGGAACGAAAGGAAAGAAACAAAAAAAACAAAAGGGCCAAGGAAGCATCCAAGAAGACAATATAATCAATTCACTCTGTTTACGTCTCAAAGCGGAGTCTTTGAAGGCTCAATAAAAAACATCAGTCCTTCTGGTGTTTTTATCATGGCTGAAAAGGCCTTCGAA
The nucleotide sequence above comes from Desulfobacterales bacterium. Encoded proteins:
- a CDS encoding PilZ domain-containing protein, which produces MKRKAEQNFENIENRDSARLHHRSSIQVQDIESGKIHKAKMFNYSKEGFYFESDSVLNPGMQIYIGIQNSPYASIPDVLEYHRGELMWRKKLKKSFFRFGYGVKLESVANQQDLKWNERKETKKTKGPRKHPRRQYNQFTLFTSQSGVFEGSIKNISPSGVFIMAEKAFEVGQILTLVLPLKKGKQIKAKGKIVWTNDEGFGLKFLSIDK
- a CDS encoding transposase, whose amino-acid sequence is MKSINKQIQGEKLFVGIDLHKRRWHVTVRTFDVEIFSSSIAGRWEDLRRILSRYKGCRINAVYEAGYLGFWLFDLLIHYGVDCIVTPPSLIPQQYGNRVKTDRLDSRKLAQLLAKGLLKRVWVQLIKGCLSLPSFVI